In the Mycolicibacterium thermoresistibile genome, one interval contains:
- a CDS encoding MFS transporter, whose product MSEVFTAYAPRSAAANPWHALWAMLIGFFMILVDATIVPVANLEIMADLGADYTAVIWVTSAYLLAYAVPLLIAGRLGDRFGPRTMYLIGLAIFTAASLWCGLAGTIGMLIAARVLQGLGAALLTPQTLSMITRIFPADRRGVPMGVWGATAGVATLIGPLAGGVLVDGLGWQWIFIVNVPIGIAGLVLGARLMPRLPRQDQGFDVLGMVLSAVGLFLIVFALQEAQTHRWAPWIWGTLAGGAGVMAMFVIWQSANRRHPLVPLQIFADRNFMLANVGVATIGFVVTAMVLPAMFFAQAVCGLSPTGSALLIAPMAVASGVLAPMAGRIVDRSHPTPVVGFGFSVVAVGLTWLAVEMAPTTPIWRLVLPFVAVGVGMAFIWSPLATTATRQLPLHLSGAGSGVYNTTRQIGSVLGSAGMAAFLTGRLSAELPFGATAVPAGEQTRVLPEFLHAPYAAAMAQSMLLPAFVALFGVLAAIFLAGIVLSTPQPDADAQYLDEHDDYLVIELARPDPNPRTDIAVTAVIPALRPTLRPTLRPSLGPPGGPVVQPNNTAALR is encoded by the coding sequence ATGAGCGAAGTGTTCACTGCGTACGCGCCGCGGTCCGCGGCCGCCAACCCCTGGCATGCGCTGTGGGCGATGCTGATCGGGTTCTTCATGATCCTGGTCGACGCGACGATCGTGCCCGTCGCGAATCTGGAGATCATGGCCGATCTCGGCGCCGACTACACCGCGGTGATCTGGGTGACCAGCGCCTACCTGCTCGCGTACGCGGTGCCGCTGCTGATCGCCGGGCGGCTCGGTGATCGGTTCGGGCCCAGGACGATGTATCTGATCGGGCTGGCGATCTTCACCGCGGCCTCGCTGTGGTGCGGATTGGCGGGCACGATCGGGATGCTCATCGCCGCCCGGGTGCTGCAGGGCCTCGGCGCGGCGTTGCTGACACCGCAGACGCTGTCGATGATCACCCGGATCTTCCCGGCCGACCGGCGCGGCGTCCCGATGGGCGTCTGGGGCGCCACTGCCGGGGTGGCGACGCTGATCGGCCCGCTGGCCGGCGGTGTTCTCGTCGACGGGCTGGGCTGGCAGTGGATCTTCATCGTCAACGTGCCGATCGGCATCGCCGGTCTGGTGCTGGGCGCCCGGCTGATGCCGCGGCTGCCCCGCCAGGACCAGGGGTTCGACGTGCTCGGCATGGTGCTGTCGGCGGTCGGGCTGTTCCTGATCGTGTTCGCGCTGCAGGAGGCGCAGACCCACCGGTGGGCGCCGTGGATCTGGGGCACCCTGGCCGGCGGCGCCGGGGTGATGGCGATGTTCGTCATCTGGCAGTCCGCCAACAGGCGCCACCCGCTGGTGCCGTTGCAGATCTTCGCCGACCGCAACTTCATGCTGGCCAACGTCGGCGTCGCCACCATCGGCTTCGTGGTGACCGCGATGGTGTTGCCGGCGATGTTCTTCGCGCAGGCGGTGTGCGGGTTGTCGCCGACCGGTTCGGCGCTGCTGATCGCACCGATGGCGGTCGCGAGCGGGGTGCTGGCCCCGATGGCGGGCCGGATCGTGGACCGGTCCCATCCGACGCCGGTGGTCGGTTTCGGATTCTCGGTGGTGGCGGTCGGCCTGACCTGGCTGGCGGTCGAGATGGCGCCCACCACCCCGATCTGGCGGCTGGTGCTGCCCTTCGTCGCGGTCGGTGTGGGCATGGCGTTCATCTGGTCGCCGCTGGCCACCACCGCCACCCGGCAGCTGCCGCTGCACCTGTCCGGCGCCGGGTCCGGGGTGTACAACACCACCCGTCAGATCGGCTCGGTGCTGGGCAGTGCCGGGATGGCGGCGTTCCTCACCGGGCGGCTGAGCGCCGAGTTGCCGTTCGGGGCCACCGCTGTCCCGGCCGGCGAGCAGACGAGGGTGCTGCCCGAATTCCTGCACGCACCGTATGCCGCGGCGATGGCGCAGTCGATGTTGCTGCCGGCGTTCGTGGCGTTGTTCGGGGTGCTCGCGGCGATCTTCCTGGCAGGCATCGTGCTGTCGACGCCGCAACCCGACGCCGACGCGCAGTACCTCGACGAGCACGACGACTACCTGGTGATCGAGCTCGCCCGACCGGACCCGAACCCCCGAACCGACATCGCGGTGACGGCCGTGATCCCGGCGCTGCGACCGACATTGCGACCGACATTGCGACCATCGCTGGGCCCGCCCGGCGGGCCGGTCGTTCAGCCGAACAACACCGCCGCGTTGAGATAA
- a CDS encoding multidrug effflux MFS transporter encodes MPSRTRMILMLGALITLGPLTMDMYLPALPRIADELNVSSSVAQLTLTGTLVGLALGQLVVGPLSDSLGRRRPLMAGIAVHMLASVLCAVAPDITMLGIARALQGMGSASAAVVAVAVVGDLFAGPGAATVMSRLMLVLGVAPVLAPSLGAAVLLYGSWRWVFVALVVLGGGLLVLAAAALPETLPRAQRRPLRFRAVGVTYLMLLRDLRFVVLALVAALGMSGLFAYISGAAFVLQDGYGLNQQAFALVFGAGAIALIGATQFNVVLLRRFDPSTIVVTALAVASVLGFVFVGLAVTGVGGLAGFVLPVWGVLGAMGFVLPNAPALALSRHPEASGTAAALLGCGQFGLGAVISPLVGVLGNSAPAMAAVMTGGVLIALVALLAAGVRPGAEHRDTADMLVEHA; translated from the coding sequence ATGCCCAGCCGCACCCGCATGATCCTGATGCTGGGGGCGCTGATCACCCTCGGGCCGCTCACCATGGACATGTATCTGCCGGCGCTGCCGCGGATCGCCGACGAGCTGAACGTGTCGTCGTCGGTGGCGCAGCTGACGTTGACCGGCACGCTGGTCGGGCTGGCGCTCGGCCAGCTCGTCGTCGGCCCCCTGTCGGACTCGTTGGGCCGCCGCCGGCCGCTGATGGCCGGTATCGCGGTGCACATGCTGGCGTCGGTGCTGTGCGCGGTGGCGCCGGACATCACCATGCTCGGGATCGCCCGGGCCTTGCAGGGGATGGGTTCGGCGTCCGCCGCGGTGGTCGCGGTCGCGGTGGTGGGCGATCTGTTCGCCGGCCCGGGCGCCGCCACGGTGATGTCGCGGCTGATGCTGGTGCTGGGCGTGGCGCCGGTGCTGGCGCCGTCGCTGGGGGCGGCGGTGCTGCTGTACGGCTCCTGGCGGTGGGTGTTCGTCGCCCTGGTGGTCCTGGGCGGCGGACTGCTCGTCCTGGCGGCGGCCGCGCTGCCGGAGACGCTGCCGCGGGCGCAGCGGCGCCCGCTGCGGTTCCGCGCGGTCGGCGTGACCTACCTCATGCTGCTGCGCGACCTGAGGTTCGTGGTCTTGGCGCTGGTCGCCGCGCTGGGGATGTCCGGGCTGTTCGCCTACATCTCCGGCGCCGCGTTCGTCCTGCAGGACGGCTACGGGCTGAACCAGCAGGCCTTCGCGTTGGTGTTCGGCGCGGGCGCGATCGCGCTGATCGGTGCGACGCAGTTCAACGTGGTGCTGTTGCGGCGGTTCGACCCGTCGACGATCGTCGTGACGGCGCTGGCGGTGGCATCGGTGCTCGGATTCGTGTTCGTCGGGCTGGCCGTCACCGGAGTCGGCGGGCTCGCCGGGTTCGTGCTGCCGGTGTGGGGGGTGCTCGGCGCCATGGGCTTCGTGCTGCCCAACGCCCCCGCGCTCGCTCTGTCGCGCCATCCGGAGGCCTCGGGCACCGCGGCCGCGCTGCTGGGGTGCGGACAGTTCGGCCTCGGAGCGGTGATCTCACCGTTGGTCGGCGTGTTGGGCAACAGCGCGCCGGCGATGGCCGCGGTGATGACCGGGGGAGTGCTGATCGCGCTCGTGGCGTTGTTGGCGGCGGGTGTGCGCCCCGGCGCCGAGCACCGCGACACCGCTGACATGCTCGTCGAACACGCCTGA